One window from the genome of Nisaea sediminum encodes:
- a CDS encoding SET domain-containing protein, translating to MFVWFSDSVEKYASEIEGTGLRAVRPIAVGDLLIVKGGHVFNRERRDDLAKTLGPAEIQIDDHLFIGPDRPEDRDSGMMYLNHSCDPNVGMVGQIAFHAMRDIAAGEELAFDYATGDDDDWKMECRCGAENCRRTVTGRDWRMPELQARYAGWFSAYLQRKIAALQGA from the coding sequence AAAGTATGCAAGCGAGATTGAGGGCACCGGTTTGCGCGCGGTCCGGCCGATCGCTGTGGGCGATCTCCTGATCGTCAAAGGCGGGCATGTCTTCAACCGGGAGCGGCGTGACGACCTGGCGAAAACTCTCGGACCCGCGGAGATCCAGATCGACGATCATCTGTTCATCGGACCGGACAGGCCCGAAGATCGGGATTCGGGCATGATGTATCTGAACCATTCCTGCGATCCCAATGTCGGCATGGTCGGTCAGATCGCGTTTCATGCCATGCGCGATATCGCCGCCGGAGAGGAGCTGGCTTTCGACTACGCCACCGGCGACGACGACGACTGGAAGATGGAGTGCAGATGCGGTGCGGAAAACTGCCGCAGGACAGTGACCGGTCGGGACTGGAGGATGCCGGAGCTCCAGGCGCGCTATGCCGGCTGGTTCTCGGCTTATCTGCAGCGCAAGATCGCGGCGCTGCAGGGGGCCTGA
- a CDS encoding inositol monophosphatase family protein gives MSRPSTTELAAFAASLADAARGVIRRYHNFGVNIEAKADESPVTIADRTAEKVMRALIEERYPEHGIAGEEFGKVREDAEFVWSLDPIDGTKAFITGSPRFGTLIGLVENGSPALGVIDMPVLNERWIGGKGYITRMNGSPVTVRPCESLSGAILAATSPSMFDGVEEIYAEMRAATRYQVFGGDCHNFATLASGHVDLCVEAGLQDYDFLAVVPVIEAAGGIITDWKGERPAPGSTNRILASGDKRVHEAALEILSKA, from the coding sequence ATGTCCCGGCCTTCCACCACCGAGCTCGCGGCCTTCGCCGCATCTCTCGCCGATGCCGCACGCGGCGTAATCCGCCGCTATCACAATTTCGGCGTCAATATCGAGGCGAAGGCGGACGAGAGTCCGGTGACCATCGCCGACCGGACGGCCGAGAAGGTGATGCGCGCCCTGATCGAGGAGCGCTATCCGGAGCACGGTATCGCCGGCGAGGAGTTCGGCAAGGTCCGGGAGGACGCGGAATTCGTCTGGTCGCTCGACCCGATCGACGGCACCAAGGCCTTCATCACCGGCAGCCCGCGCTTCGGCACCCTGATCGGGCTCGTCGAGAATGGCTCGCCGGCGCTCGGCGTGATCGACATGCCGGTGCTGAACGAACGCTGGATCGGCGGCAAGGGCTACATCACCCGGATGAACGGCTCACCGGTGACGGTACGTCCGTGCGAGAGCCTCTCCGGTGCCATCCTCGCCGCCACTTCTCCCAGCATGTTCGACGGGGTCGAGGAGATCTATGCCGAGATGCGCGCCGCGACCCGCTACCAGGTGTTCGGCGGCGACTGTCACAATTTCGCGACGCTCGCGAGCGGCCATGTCGATCTCTGCGTCGAGGCCGGGCTGCAGGATTACGATTTCCTCGCCGTGGTCCCGGTAATCGAGGCCGCCGGCGGGATCATCACCGACTGGAAGGGCGAGCGCCCGGCGCCCGGCTCGACCAACCGGATTCTCGCCTCCGGCGACAAGCGCGTGCACGAGGCCGCACTCGAGATCCTCTCGAAGGCCTGA
- a CDS encoding c-type cytochrome — protein sequence MSSSLEFNKIAAGVLCGGLLLMGVGKLAGVLVHPHDLEENAYPIEVTGGEATASAEPAGPAPIEPILGMLASADPAAGEKTAKKCAACHSFDKGGPNKVGPNLWNVVNADKGHLADFAYSDAIKSSGETPNWTYTSLNKFLKKPKDYAPGTKMNFAGIKKAEDRADLVAYLRSLADSPAPLPTADEVQAVEDAYKAATGG from the coding sequence ATGTCATCTTCTCTGGAATTCAACAAGATCGCCGCGGGCGTTCTCTGCGGCGGCCTGCTTCTGATGGGCGTCGGCAAGCTCGCGGGCGTGCTGGTCCATCCGCACGATCTCGAAGAGAATGCCTATCCGATCGAAGTGACCGGCGGCGAAGCCACCGCTTCCGCCGAGCCGGCGGGCCCGGCACCGATCGAGCCGATCCTCGGCATGCTCGCCAGCGCCGACCCGGCCGCTGGCGAAAAGACCGCGAAAAAGTGCGCCGCGTGCCACAGCTTCGACAAGGGCGGCCCGAACAAGGTCGGCCCGAACCTTTGGAACGTCGTGAACGCCGACAAGGGCCACCTTGCCGATTTCGCCTATTCCGACGCGATCAAGTCCTCGGGCGAGACCCCGAACTGGACCTACACGTCGCTCAACAAGTTCCTGAAGAAGCCGAAGGACTATGCGCCGGGCACGAAGATGAACTTCGCCGGCATCAAGAAAGCGGAAGACCGGGCCGACCTCGTCGCCTATCTCCGTTCCCTCGCCGACAGCCCGGCGCCGCTGCCGACCGCGGATGAAGTGCAGGCGGTCGAGGATGCCTACAAAGCGGCCACCGGCGGCTGA